In the genome of Pseudomonas bubulae, one region contains:
- a CDS encoding ATP-binding protein, with product MPMSFSLTQMILISAAYLLVLFGVAWISERGMIPRAIIRHPLTYTLSLGVYASAWAFYGTVGLAYEYGYGFLSSYLGVSGAFLLAPVLLYPILKITRTYQLSSLADLFAFRFRSTWAGALTTIFMLIGVLPLLALQIQAVADSISILTREPVQHRVALSFCALITLFTIFFGSRHIATREKHEGLVFAIAFESVIKLIAIGGLGLYALYGVFDGPQQLEVWLLQNQTALAALHTPLQEGPWRTLLLVFFASAIVMPHMYHMTFTENLNPRGLVSASWGLPLFLLLMSLAVPLILWAGLKLGATTNPEYFTLGIGIAANSKPLALLAYVGGLSASSGLIIVTTLALSGMALNHLVLPLYQPPAEGNIYRWLKWTRRALIVAIIMAGYGFYLLLGAEQDLANLGIVAFVATLQFLPGVLSVLYWPTANRRGFIAGLLAGILVWMASMLFPLIGNFQGFYIPWLNMIYVLDDTSWHMAAIASLAANVLMFTLISLFTNASPEEASAAEACAVDNVRRPQRRELHAASPQEFATQLAKPLGAKAAQKEVEQALRDLFLPFDERRPYALRRLRDRIEANLSGLMGPSVAQDMVETFLPYKSGGENYVTEDIHFIESRLEDYHSRLTGLAAELDALRRYHRQTLQELPMGVCSLAKDQEILMWNKAMEELTGIPAQRVVGSRLGTLGDPWRELLQGFIDLPDEHLHKQHLALDGQTRWLNLHKAAIDEPLAPGNSGLVLLVEDLTETQMLEDKLVHSERLASIGRLAAGVAHEIGNPVTGIACLAQNLREEREDDGELTEISSQILEQTKRISRIVQSLMSFAHAGSHQHNDEPVCLAEVAQDAIGLLALNRRNFEVQFYNLCDPDHWVDGDPQRLAQVLINLLSNARDATPAGSAVRVKSEASEHTVDLIVEDEGTGIPQNIMDRLFEPFFTTKDPGEGTGLGLALVYSIVEEHYGQITIDSPADIHSQRGTRIRVTLPRHVEATSAVN from the coding sequence ATGCCGATGAGCTTTAGCCTGACCCAGATGATCCTGATCAGCGCCGCCTACCTGCTGGTGCTGTTTGGCGTGGCCTGGATCAGTGAACGCGGCATGATCCCGCGCGCAATCATTCGTCACCCGCTGACCTACACCCTGTCTTTGGGCGTTTACGCCAGTGCCTGGGCGTTCTACGGCACAGTGGGGCTGGCTTACGAATATGGCTACGGCTTTTTGTCCAGCTACCTTGGGGTTTCCGGGGCTTTTCTGCTGGCGCCTGTGTTGCTTTACCCCATTCTAAAAATCACCCGCACCTACCAGCTCTCATCGCTGGCCGACCTGTTCGCCTTTCGCTTCCGCAGCACCTGGGCCGGAGCCCTGACCACGATTTTCATGCTGATAGGCGTGTTACCGCTATTGGCCCTGCAAATCCAGGCCGTGGCCGACTCCATCAGCATCCTCACCCGCGAGCCGGTGCAACACCGCGTAGCCCTGAGCTTCTGCGCACTGATCACCCTGTTTACGATCTTCTTCGGCTCTCGGCATATCGCCACCCGTGAGAAACACGAAGGCCTGGTATTCGCCATTGCCTTTGAGTCGGTGATCAAGCTGATCGCCATTGGCGGTCTGGGCCTTTACGCGCTTTATGGCGTGTTCGATGGCCCGCAACAGCTGGAAGTCTGGCTGCTGCAGAACCAGACCGCCCTCGCCGCACTGCACACACCGCTTCAAGAAGGGCCATGGCGCACCCTGCTGCTGGTATTTTTCGCCTCGGCCATTGTGATGCCGCACATGTATCACATGACCTTCACCGAGAACCTCAACCCGCGCGGGCTGGTCAGCGCCAGCTGGGGCCTGCCGCTGTTCCTGTTGCTGATGAGCCTGGCCGTGCCGCTGATCCTGTGGGCCGGCCTCAAGCTGGGCGCCACCACCAATCCGGAATACTTCACACTCGGTATCGGTATTGCCGCCAACAGCAAACCCCTGGCGCTGCTGGCTTATGTGGGCGGGCTTTCGGCCTCCAGCGGGCTGATTATCGTCACCACCCTGGCGCTTTCGGGCATGGCCCTCAACCACCTGGTGCTGCCGCTTTATCAACCGCCCGCCGAAGGTAATATCTACCGCTGGCTGAAGTGGACCCGCCGCGCCCTGATCGTTGCCATTATCATGGCCGGCTACGGCTTCTACCTGCTGCTGGGCGCCGAGCAGGATCTGGCCAACCTCGGCATCGTGGCCTTTGTCGCCACGTTGCAGTTTTTGCCGGGCGTGCTCTCGGTACTGTACTGGCCGACGGCCAACCGACGTGGCTTTATTGCCGGTCTGCTGGCCGGGATACTGGTGTGGATGGCGAGCATGCTGTTCCCGCTGATCGGCAACTTCCAGGGCTTCTATATCCCGTGGTTGAACATGATCTATGTGCTGGACGATACCAGCTGGCACATGGCAGCCATCGCCTCGCTGGCGGCCAACGTGCTGATGTTCACCCTGATTTCCCTGTTCACCAACGCCAGCCCTGAAGAAGCCAGTGCCGCCGAAGCCTGTGCTGTGGATAACGTACGCCGCCCGCAACGTCGCGAGCTGCACGCGGCCTCCCCGCAGGAGTTCGCTACTCAGCTGGCCAAACCTCTGGGCGCCAAAGCGGCGCAAAAAGAAGTCGAACAGGCGCTGCGTGACCTTTTCCTGCCTTTCGATGAACGTCGCCCCTATGCCTTGCGACGCCTGCGCGACAGGATCGAAGCCAACCTTTCCGGCCTGATGGGCCCCAGCGTCGCACAAGATATGGTCGAAACCTTTTTGCCCTACAAGTCCGGCGGCGAAAACTACGTTACCGAGGACATTCACTTTATCGAAAGCCGGCTTGAGGACTACCACTCACGCCTTACCGGGCTGGCAGCCGAGCTCGACGCCTTGCGCCGTTATCACCGCCAGACCCTGCAAGAGTTGCCGATGGGCGTGTGTTCACTGGCCAAGGATCAAGAGATCCTGATGTGGAACAAGGCCATGGAAGAGTTGACCGGCATCCCGGCCCAGCGCGTGGTGGGTTCGCGCCTGGGTACCCTGGGCGATCCATGGCGCGAGTTGCTGCAAGGTTTTATCGACCTACCGGACGAACACTTGCACAAGCAGCACCTGGCCCTTGATGGCCAGACCCGCTGGCTCAACCTGCACAAAGCCGCCATTGACGAGCCGCTGGCACCGGGTAACAGCGGCCTGGTGCTGCTGGTCGAGGACCTGACGGAAACCCAGATGCTCGAAGACAAGCTGGTGCACTCCGAGCGCCTGGCCAGCATCGGGCGGCTGGCGGCAGGGGTGGCTCACGAAATCGGCAACCCGGTCACCGGCATTGCCTGCCTGGCGCAGAATCTGCGCGAGGAACGCGAAGACGATGGCGAATTGACCGAAATCAGCAGCCAGATACTTGAACAGACCAAACGCATCTCACGCATCGTCCAGTCTCTGATGAGCTTCGCCCATGCCGGCAGCCATCAACACAATGACGAGCCCGTCTGTCTGGCCGAAGTAGCCCAGGATGCCATTGGCCTGCTGGCCCTGAACCGACGCAATTTCGAAGTGCAATTCTACAACCTGTGCGACCCGGACCACTGGGTCGACGGCGACCCGCAGCGGCTCGCCCAGGTATTGATCAACCTGCTCTCCAACGCCCGCGACGCGACGCCTGCCGGCAGTGCCGTACGGGTCAAGAGCGAGGCCAGCGAGCACACCGTCGACCTTATCGTGGAAGATGAAGGCACTGGCATTCCGCAGAACATCATGGACCGGTTGTTCGAACCGTTTTTCACCACCAAGGACCCTGGCGAAGGTACAGGTCTGGGCCTTGCACTGGTCTATTCCATCGTTGAAGAGCATTATGGACAAATCACCATCGACAGCCCGGCTGACATTCACAGCCAACGCGGAACCCGTATCCGGGTGACACTACCGCGTCATGTCGAAGCGACGTCCGCTGTGAACTGA
- the panB gene encoding 3-methyl-2-oxobutanoate hydroxymethyltransferase: protein MPAITLTTLQGLKQKGEKITMLTCYDATFAHACNQAGVEVLLVGDSLGMVLQGHDSTLPVTTADMAYHVACVKRGNQDALILADMAFMANATLEQSLNNSAVLMKAGAHMVKVEGAVWLAESIRAMTERGIPVCAHMGLTPQTVNVLGGYKVQGRNENQARQMRADAIALEQAGAAMLLLECVPSELAKEITHAVKIPVIGIGAGSDTDGQVLVLHDMLGLSLTGRVPKFVKNFMSGQPDIQSALRAYVTEVKAVSFPATEHGFSA from the coding sequence ATGCCAGCTATTACCCTGACCACCCTGCAAGGCCTTAAGCAAAAAGGTGAAAAAATCACCATGCTGACGTGCTATGACGCCACCTTCGCCCACGCCTGCAATCAGGCCGGTGTTGAAGTGCTATTGGTAGGCGACTCCCTGGGCATGGTTCTACAAGGGCATGACAGTACATTGCCTGTGACGACCGCTGACATGGCCTACCACGTGGCCTGCGTCAAACGCGGTAACCAGGACGCTCTGATCCTGGCGGACATGGCCTTTATGGCCAACGCCACCCTGGAACAAAGCCTCAACAACAGCGCGGTGCTGATGAAGGCCGGCGCGCATATGGTCAAGGTCGAAGGCGCCGTGTGGCTGGCCGAGTCGATCCGGGCCATGACTGAACGCGGCATCCCCGTGTGCGCGCATATGGGCCTGACCCCGCAGACCGTGAACGTGCTGGGGGGTTACAAGGTACAAGGCCGCAACGAAAACCAGGCGCGCCAGATGCGTGCCGATGCCATTGCCCTGGAACAGGCAGGAGCGGCCATGCTGCTGCTCGAATGTGTACCCAGCGAACTGGCAAAAGAGATCACCCACGCGGTCAAGATCCCGGTCATCGGCATCGGCGCCGGCAGTGACACCGACGGCCAGGTCCTGGTGCTGCACGACATGCTGGGCCTTTCACTGACCGGCCGCGTGCCCAAGTTCGTGAAAAACTTCATGAGCGGCCAGCCCGATATCCAGTCCGCCCTGCGCGCCTACGTCACTGAAGTCAAAGCCGTCAGCTTTCCTGCTACCGAACACGGATTCTCTGCATGA
- the sfsA gene encoding DNA/RNA nuclease SfsA has translation MRFSPELEEGRLIKRYKRFLADIETSAGELMTIHCPNTGSMLNCMVEGGQVWFSRSNDPKRKLPGTWEISQTPQGRLACVNTGRANHLIEEALLAGVITELEGFTALKREVPYGQEKSRIDFRLEYPQGFAYVEVKSVTLGFDGSRVAAFPDAVTQRGAKHLRELATLAKEGVRAVQLYCVNLTGIDAVRPAEEIDPGYAAALREAVAAGVQVLAYGVSLTSDAVVVDRRLGVIL, from the coding sequence ATGCGTTTTTCACCTGAACTGGAAGAAGGGCGCCTGATCAAGCGCTATAAGCGCTTTTTGGCGGATATCGAAACCAGCGCTGGCGAGTTGATGACCATCCACTGCCCGAACACCGGTTCCATGCTCAATTGCATGGTCGAGGGTGGTCAGGTGTGGTTCAGTCGTTCCAACGACCCCAAGCGCAAGTTGCCGGGTACCTGGGAAATCAGCCAAACCCCGCAAGGACGGCTGGCGTGCGTGAACACCGGGCGCGCCAACCACTTGATCGAAGAGGCGCTGCTGGCCGGGGTGATTACCGAGCTGGAGGGTTTTACCGCGCTCAAGCGCGAGGTCCCTTACGGGCAGGAAAAAAGTCGCATCGACTTTCGCCTTGAGTACCCGCAGGGCTTTGCCTATGTTGAGGTCAAGAGTGTCACCCTGGGGTTTGACGGTTCCCGTGTCGCGGCATTTCCGGATGCCGTGACCCAGCGTGGCGCCAAGCATCTGCGCGAGCTGGCGACCCTGGCGAAGGAAGGCGTGCGTGCAGTGCAGTTGTATTGCGTCAACCTGACGGGGATCGATGCGGTGCGTCCGGCTGAAGAAATCGACCCGGGTTATGCCGCTGCCCTGCGCGAGGCTGTGGCGGCCGGGGTGCAGGTGCTGGCATATGGGGTCAGCCTGACATCGGATGCTGTAGTGGTTGATCGCCGTCTAGGCGTCATCCTCTGA
- the folK gene encoding 2-amino-4-hydroxy-6-hydroxymethyldihydropteridine diphosphokinase — MERVYIGMGSNLADPADQLRSAVQALAQLPDSRLIGVSAFYQSDSLLPGQPRYTNAVAAIDSSLAPLDLLDALQAIELDQGRERQERWGPRTLDLDILLFGDRLIDEPRLKVPHYHMHARPFVLYPLAELAPASLKLSDGRTLAQLLDDCPFIGLERIPS; from the coding sequence ATGGAACGCGTCTACATTGGAATGGGCAGCAATCTGGCTGACCCGGCGGATCAATTGCGCAGTGCTGTCCAGGCCCTGGCGCAATTGCCGGACTCCCGACTCATCGGGGTTTCAGCATTTTATCAAAGCGACTCGCTGTTGCCTGGCCAGCCGCGCTACACCAATGCCGTAGCGGCCATCGACAGCTCGCTGGCGCCGCTGGACCTGCTCGATGCCCTGCAGGCCATCGAACTGGACCAGGGACGCGAGCGTCAAGAGCGTTGGGGCCCGCGCACTCTGGACCTGGACATCTTGCTATTCGGCGATCGCCTGATCGACGAGCCCCGCCTTAAAGTTCCGCACTACCACATGCACGCCCGGCCTTTTGTGCTGTATCCGCTGGCCGAACTGGCGCCAGCATCGCTGAAACTCTCCGATGGCCGCACGCTCGCGCAATTGCTCGATGACTGCCCATTTATCGGGCTTGAGCGAATCCCCTCTTAA
- a CDS encoding polynucleotide adenylyltransferase PcnB, which produces MLKKLFQSFRSPKRRTQQLRSTPEVLNSSQHSLQRAQFSRYAVNIVERLQNAGYQAYLVGGCVRDMLLNITPKDFDVATSATPEQVRAEFRNARIIGRRFKLVHIHFGREIIEVATFRANHPQNDEEEDSNQSSRNESGRILRDNVYGTLEEDAQRRDFTINALYYDPVSERILDYANGVHDIRNRLLRLIGDPQQRYQEDPVRMLRAVRFAAKLNFGIEKHTAEPIRELAPMLREIPSARLFEEVLKLFLSGNASDTFEMLVDLELFDPLFPASAEALEHNPTYTHTLISEALRNTDLRIKQGKPVTPAFLFAALLWPALPARVLRLQDQGMPPIPAMQEAAHELIAEQCQRIAIPKRFTMPIREIWDMQERLPRRSGKRADMLLDNPRFRAGYDFLLLRESAGEQTNGLGEWWTDYQDANDSGRREMIRDLSNAKDDGTGPAPRKRRRTSGAKRKRSAAADE; this is translated from the coding sequence ATGCTGAAGAAGCTGTTCCAGTCATTCCGTTCTCCCAAGCGTCGTACGCAACAACTGCGCAGCACCCCTGAAGTGCTCAACAGCAGCCAACACTCGCTGCAACGTGCCCAGTTCAGCCGCTACGCGGTCAATATCGTCGAACGCCTGCAGAACGCCGGTTACCAGGCCTATCTGGTTGGCGGTTGCGTACGCGACATGCTGCTCAATATCACGCCAAAAGACTTTGACGTCGCCACCAGCGCCACGCCCGAGCAAGTGCGCGCCGAATTTCGCAATGCGCGAATCATCGGTCGTCGTTTCAAGTTGGTGCATATCCACTTTGGCCGCGAAATCATTGAAGTCGCGACCTTCCGTGCCAATCACCCGCAAAACGACGAAGAGGAAGACAGCAACCAGTCCTCGCGTAACGAAAGCGGGCGCATCTTGCGCGACAACGTCTACGGCACCCTTGAAGAAGACGCCCAGCGTCGTGACTTCACGATCAACGCCCTGTACTACGACCCGGTCAGCGAGCGCATCCTCGATTACGCCAATGGCGTACACGATATCCGCAACCGCTTGCTGCGCCTGATCGGCGACCCGCAACAGCGCTACCAGGAAGACCCTGTTCGCATGCTGCGCGCAGTGCGCTTTGCCGCCAAGCTCAACTTTGGTATCGAAAAGCACACCGCCGAACCAATCCGCGAACTGGCGCCGATGCTGCGGGAAATCCCTTCCGCGCGCCTGTTCGAAGAAGTGCTCAAGCTGTTCCTCTCCGGTAACGCTTCCGACACCTTCGAGATGCTGGTTGACCTCGAGTTGTTCGACCCTCTGTTCCCGGCCAGCGCCGAAGCACTGGAGCACAACCCGACCTACACCCACACCCTGATCAGCGAAGCCTTGCGCAACACTGATCTGCGCATCAAACAGGGCAAACCGGTGACCCCGGCCTTCCTGTTTGCCGCCCTGTTGTGGCCCGCGTTGCCTGCACGCGTATTGCGCCTGCAAGATCAAGGCATGCCGCCCATTCCTGCCATGCAGGAAGCCGCCCATGAACTGATCGCCGAGCAATGCCAGCGTATTGCTATTCCCAAGCGCTTCACCATGCCGATTCGCGAGATCTGGGATATGCAGGAGCGCCTGCCGCGTCGCAGCGGCAAACGCGCCGACATGTTGCTCGACAACCCGCGTTTCCGTGCCGGGTATGACTTCTTGCTCTTGCGTGAAAGCGCCGGCGAGCAGACCAATGGCCTGGGCGAATGGTGGACCGACTATCAGGACGCCAATGACAGCGGCCGCCGCGAGATGATCCGCGATCTGAGCAACGCCAAGGATGACGGTACCGGTCCTGCACCGCGCAAACGTCGCCGTACCAGCGGTGCCAAGCGTAAACGCAGCGCCGCAGCGGACGAGTAA
- the gluQRS gene encoding tRNA glutamyl-Q(34) synthetase GluQRS, translating into MTAPSYIGRFAPTPSGHLHFGSLVAALASYLDARSVGGRWLLRMEDLDPPREMPGAQAAILDALERYGFEWDGELVRQSERHEAYAHVLNRLFSMGLAYACTCSRKQLEGYNGIYPGFCRNAGHSMDNAAIRIRVPELEYAFTDRVQGEFRQHLGRDVGDFVIRRRDGLYAYQLAVVLDDAAQGVTDIVRGADLLDSTPRQLYLQELLGLSQPRYLHVPLIVQPDGHKLGKSYRSPPLTPEQATPLLLRALRALGQTTEQHLNDATPREVLDWGIAHWNAANIPRTLTLAEAQLR; encoded by the coding sequence ATGACTGCACCCTCCTATATCGGGCGCTTCGCCCCAACGCCCAGTGGCCATCTGCATTTTGGCTCGTTGGTCGCCGCCCTTGCGTCATACCTCGATGCCCGCTCCGTAGGTGGCCGCTGGTTGCTGCGCATGGAAGATCTCGATCCGCCGCGGGAAATGCCCGGCGCCCAGGCCGCGATTCTCGATGCCCTTGAGCGCTACGGTTTTGAATGGGACGGCGAACTGGTCCGTCAAAGCGAGCGCCACGAAGCCTATGCGCACGTGCTAAACCGACTGTTCAGCATGGGCCTGGCCTACGCCTGCACCTGTTCACGCAAACAGCTGGAAGGTTACAACGGCATTTACCCCGGCTTTTGCCGCAATGCCGGGCACTCAATGGATAACGCAGCCATCCGCATTCGCGTCCCTGAGCTGGAATATGCCTTCACCGACCGGGTTCAGGGCGAGTTCCGCCAGCACCTGGGGCGCGATGTCGGTGATTTCGTGATTCGTCGCCGCGACGGTCTCTATGCCTACCAATTAGCGGTGGTGCTCGATGATGCCGCCCAGGGTGTGACCGATATCGTGCGTGGCGCCGACCTGCTCGACTCCACCCCGCGCCAACTTTACCTGCAAGAGTTGCTGGGTTTGTCACAACCGCGCTATCTGCATGTGCCACTGATCGTGCAGCCTGATGGCCACAAACTCGGCAAATCCTACCGCTCACCGCCCCTGACCCCGGAGCAGGCCACCCCGCTGCTGCTGCGGGCCTTGCGTGCTCTGGGTCAGACAACAGAGCAACACTTGAACGACGCAACCCCGCGTGAGGTGCTGGATTGGGGCATTGCCCACTGGAACGCCGCCAATATCCCACGCACACTGACCCTCGCCGAGGCGCAATTACGCTGA
- the dksA gene encoding RNA polymerase-binding protein DksA, with product MPTQAKQQNTQLSGFEPYVEKKGEEYMGEPMRKHFTKILQKWKQDLMQEVDRTVDHMKDEAANFPDPSDRASQEEEFSLELRARDRERKLIKKIDKTLQLIEDEEYGWCESCGVEIGIRRLEARPTADMCVDCKTLAEIKEKQVGK from the coding sequence ATGCCCACACAAGCAAAGCAACAGAATACTCAACTTAGCGGCTTCGAACCCTACGTTGAAAAGAAGGGTGAAGAGTACATGGGCGAGCCCATGCGTAAACACTTCACCAAGATTCTGCAAAAGTGGAAACAGGACTTGATGCAGGAAGTCGACCGCACCGTTGATCATATGAAAGACGAAGCGGCAAACTTTCCTGACCCATCCGACCGCGCGAGCCAGGAAGAAGAATTCAGCCTGGAACTGCGCGCCCGCGATCGCGAGCGCAAGCTGATCAAGAAAATCGACAAGACGCTGCAACTGATTGAAGACGAAGAATATGGCTGGTGCGAATCCTGCGGCGTCGAAATCGGTATCCGTCGACTCGAGGCCCGCCCTACTGCCGACATGTGCGTAGACTGCAAGACCTTGGCTGAAATCAAGGAAAAACAAGTCGGCAAGTAA
- a CDS encoding pyridoxal phosphate-dependent aminotransferase, which yields MAQSYSARSRAIEPFHVMALLARANELQAAGHDVIHLEIGEPDFTTAEPIIAAGQAALAAGKTRYTAARGLPELREAISGFYRQRYGLNIDPGRILITPGGSGALLLASSLLVDPGKHWLLADPGYPCNRHFLRLVEGAAQLVPVGPDVRYQLTAELVERHWNQDSVGALVASPANPTGTLLSRDELAALSAAVKARNGHLVVDEIYHGLTYGCDAASVLEVDDSAFVLNSFSKYFGMTGWRLGWLVAPPEAVADLEKLAQNLYISAPSMAQYAALACFEPQTLAILEERRAEFGRRRDFLLPALRELGFGIAVEPEGAFYLYADISAFGGDAFAFCQHFLETQHIAFTPGLDFGRYKSGHHVRFAYTQNLPRLQEAVERIARGLKSWKG from the coding sequence ATGGCTCAGTCATACAGTGCGCGCAGCCGCGCAATCGAACCGTTCCACGTGATGGCGTTGTTGGCGCGGGCCAATGAGTTGCAGGCTGCCGGGCACGATGTGATTCACCTGGAAATCGGCGAGCCGGACTTCACCACGGCCGAGCCGATCATTGCTGCCGGCCAGGCTGCCCTGGCCGCCGGCAAAACCCGTTATACCGCCGCCCGTGGCCTGCCGGAACTGCGTGAAGCGATCAGCGGGTTTTACCGGCAGCGCTATGGCTTGAATATCGACCCCGGGCGAATTCTTATAACGCCCGGTGGTTCTGGTGCCCTGTTACTGGCTTCCAGCCTGCTGGTTGATCCGGGTAAACACTGGTTGCTAGCAGACCCAGGCTACCCATGTAACCGACATTTCCTGCGTTTGGTAGAGGGGGCGGCCCAACTGGTGCCTGTAGGCCCCGATGTGCGCTATCAACTCACAGCCGAACTGGTCGAACGCCACTGGAACCAGGACAGCGTAGGCGCGTTGGTGGCGTCCCCGGCCAATCCGACCGGCACACTGTTGAGTCGTGACGAACTGGCAGCCCTGTCTGCAGCGGTCAAGGCCCGCAATGGGCATCTGGTGGTGGATGAGATCTATCACGGCCTGACCTATGGCTGTGATGCGGCGAGTGTGCTGGAAGTTGATGACAGCGCGTTTGTGCTTAATAGTTTTTCCAAGTATTTCGGCATGACCGGCTGGCGCCTGGGCTGGCTGGTGGCGCCGCCTGAGGCAGTGGCCGACCTGGAGAAACTCGCACAGAATCTCTATATCAGCGCGCCAAGCATGGCCCAGTACGCAGCATTGGCCTGCTTCGAACCGCAGACCCTGGCGATTCTGGAAGAGCGTCGGGCCGAGTTTGGCCGTCGTCGCGATTTCCTGTTGCCGGCCTTGCGCGAGCTGGGCTTTGGCATTGCGGTTGAGCCTGAAGGTGCGTTTTACCTGTATGCCGACATCAGCGCGTTTGGCGGTGATGCCTTCGCGTTTTGTCAGCATTTTCTGGAAACCCAGCACATCGCCTTTACCCCAGGCCTGGATTTCGGCCGTTACAAATCCGGGCATCACGTACGCTTTGCCTATACCCAAAATTTGCCACGCCTGCAGGAAGCTGTTGAGCGGATTGCCCGTGGCCTCAAGAGCTGGAAGGGCTGA
- a CDS encoding sigma-54 dependent transcriptional regulator: MPHILIVEDETIIRSALRRLLERNQYQVSEAGSVQEAQEQFSIPSFDLIVSDLRLPGAPGTELIKLGQGKPVLIMTSYASLRSAVDSMKMGAVDYIAKPFDHDEMLQAVARILRDRQNTQSAPAERPAKAGTADKNTVDNSNGEIGIIGSCPPMLDMYSKIRKVAPTDSNVLIQGESGTGKELVARALHNLSRRAKAPMISVNCAAIPESLIESELFGHEKGAFTGASAGRAGLVEAADGGTLFLDEIGELPLEAQARLLRVLQEGEIRRVGSVQSQKVDVRLIAATHRDLKSLAKVGQFREDLYYRLHVIALKLPALRERGADVNEIANAFLARQSARVGRTDLKFAPDAERAISHYSWPGNVRELENAVERAVILCESPEISAELLGIDIELSDLQDDDFIGLAPQQSISNGNTSLDPTEDLSLEDYFQHFVLEHQDHMTETELARKLGVSRKCLWERRQRLGIPRRKTGVPSEG; the protein is encoded by the coding sequence ATGCCGCATATTTTGATCGTCGAAGATGAAACCATCATCCGCTCCGCCCTACGCCGCTTACTGGAGCGCAATCAATACCAGGTCAGCGAGGCTGGCTCGGTGCAAGAGGCGCAGGAGCAGTTCAGCATCCCGTCGTTTGACTTGATTGTCAGCGACCTGCGCCTGCCCGGCGCTCCGGGGACCGAGCTGATCAAGCTTGGCCAGGGCAAGCCGGTGCTGATCATGACCAGCTATGCCAGCCTGCGCTCGGCCGTGGACTCGATGAAAATGGGCGCGGTGGACTACATCGCCAAACCTTTTGATCACGACGAAATGCTGCAAGCGGTGGCGCGCATTCTGCGTGACCGGCAAAACACCCAGAGCGCGCCGGCCGAACGCCCTGCCAAAGCAGGCACCGCTGACAAAAACACGGTGGATAACAGCAACGGTGAAATCGGCATCATCGGTTCGTGCCCGCCAATGCTGGACATGTACAGCAAGATTCGCAAAGTAGCGCCCACTGACTCCAATGTGCTGATCCAGGGTGAATCCGGCACAGGTAAAGAGCTGGTAGCCCGCGCCCTGCACAACCTGTCGCGCCGCGCCAAAGCACCGATGATCTCGGTCAACTGCGCGGCCATCCCGGAATCCCTGATCGAGTCCGAACTGTTCGGCCACGAAAAAGGCGCGTTTACCGGCGCCAGCGCTGGCCGTGCCGGTCTGGTTGAAGCGGCCGATGGCGGCACGCTGTTCCTCGATGAAATCGGCGAATTGCCGCTTGAGGCCCAAGCCCGACTGCTGCGCGTGCTGCAGGAAGGCGAGATTCGCCGGGTTGGCTCGGTACAGTCGCAAAAGGTCGATGTTCGCCTGATTGCCGCGACCCACCGCGACCTGAAAAGCCTGGCCAAGGTAGGCCAGTTCCGCGAAGACCTGTACTACCGCCTGCACGTTATCGCGCTCAAGCTGCCTGCGCTGCGTGAACGTGGCGCTGACGTCAACGAAATCGCCAACGCCTTCCTCGCCCGCCAAAGTGCTCGCGTGGGTCGCACCGACCTCAAATTCGCCCCCGATGCCGAACGGGCGATCAGCCATTACTCATGGCCGGGTAACGTGCGCGAGCTGGAAAACGCTGTTGAGCGCGCGGTGATCCTCTGTGAAAGCCCGGAAATCTCGGCTGAACTGCTGGGTATCGATATTGAACTGAGCGACCTGCAAGACGATGACTTCATCGGCCTGGCCCCGCAGCAGAGCATCAGTAACGGTAACACCAGCCTTGATCCCACCGAGGACCTGTCACTGGAAGACTACTTCCAGCACTTCGTCCTTGAGCATCAGGACCATATGACCGAGACCGAACTGGCTCGAAAACTGGGGGTCAGCCGCAAATGCTTGTGGGAGCGACGTCAGCGTCTGGGAATCCCGCGACGCAAAACCGGCGTGCCAAGCGAGGGCTAG